In one Silene latifolia isolate original U9 population chromosome 10, ASM4854445v1, whole genome shotgun sequence genomic region, the following are encoded:
- the LOC141608140 gene encoding protein ASPARTIC PROTEASE IN GUARD CELL 1-like — MLIHHHHHPNLKQFRIKELNDNADYYGGIGLVHVVDHTYVVALNLGEDPVTLVYLVFDTGSAFTWVQHADCLNCLEAEPPVVGQYNRSKTRRYNRCNVRSDCALWDLIPGNNCGGLGICTYSTSYGDSTKSTGFLCRESVSTFKKTIILGIGLDNKCLPTPTSCFQGMAGFGAGLVSIPYQLGKTRWGFCLPPNASMDGSFMMDDVAQFPGEYKSARLYVHSEYYMVNLSNIFVQGFGNLNWGHDIQMIVVDTGTILTHMRSSLLINLFYSIQRVVEQKYNAQPTPSPFTKLELCYAEPYPLEVSIQVGEAYINITNPELLWIRLSGVYCLAFVRAIGHENILGSHHFKGYMVVYDTSDANNMFLSISSSPLNDAQEAEACLSPII, encoded by the coding sequence ATGCTtatccaccaccaccatcaccctaATCTCAAGCAATTCAGAATCAAGGAGCTAAATGATAATGCTGACTACTATGGAGGAATAGGACTTGTACATGTGGTTGACCACACGTATGTGGTTGCCCTTAACTTGGGTGAAGATCCAGTCACCTTGGTATACTTGGTTTTCGATACTGGTTCCGCCTTCACTTGGGTCCAACACGCAGATTGTCTTAATTGCCTTGAAGCCGAGCCTCCTGTAGTGGGTCAATATAACCGCTCAAAGACACGTCGCTATAATCGTTGCAATGTACGATCAGACTGTGCTCTATGGGACCTTATACCTGGTAACAATTGTGGTGGCCTAGGTATCTGCACCTATAGTACTTCTTATGGCGATAGTACCAAATCAACAGGCTTTCTTTGCCGTGAAAGCGTTTCCACATTCAAGAAAACAATCATTTTGGGCATTGGCCTTGACAATAAATGTTTGCCAACTCCAACGTCATGCTTCCAAGGCATGGCGGGGTTCGGAGCTGGTTTAGTATCAATACCGTACCAACTTGGAAAAACGAGATGGGGGTTTTGTCTTCCCCCTAATGCTTCTATGGATGGATCCTTTATGATGGATGATGTGGCGCAATTTCCAGGAGAGTATAAAAGTGCTCGTTTATATGTACACAGTGAGTATTACATGGTCAACCTTAGTAACATTTTTGTCCAAGGGTTCGGCAACTTAAATTGGGGTCACGACATTCAAATGATAGTAGTTGACACGGGTACAATCCTAACACACATGCGAAGCTCACTATTGATCAACCTTTTCTACTCCATTCAGAGAGTAGTTGAACAAAAGTACAATGCGCAGCCTACACCATCACCATTTACAAAACTCGAGTTATGCTATGCAGAACCTTATCCACTCGAGGTTTCAATTCAAGTTGGAGAGGCATACATCAACATCACAAACCCTGAGCTCTTATGGATTAGGCTTAGTGGTGTGTACTGCTTGGCATTCGTAAGAGCCATTGGGCACGAAAACATCTTGGGAAGTCATCATTTCAAGGGTTATATGGTTGTTTATGATACGAGTGATGCAAATAACATGTTTCTTAGTATCTCATCTTCGCCACTCAATGATGCTCAAGAGGCTGAAGCATGCCTTTCCCCTATTATTTAA